A region of Planctomycetota bacterium DNA encodes the following proteins:
- a CDS encoding glycine cleavage T C-terminal barrel domain-containing protein encodes TSGPIHACGLGARDTLRIEAGLPLYGQELTGEIDPIGAGFGWAVGKEHDFSGSDRIRQIAEDGPEKVLVGLELDGRRTARTGQAVMADLVPIGEVTSGCLSPTLGKSIAMAYVASTYAGIGELLGVDFKREVVRCKVVPLPFYKRPS; translated from the coding sequence CACGAGCGGCCCAATCCACGCCTGCGGCCTCGGTGCCCGCGATACCCTCCGCATCGAGGCGGGCTTGCCGCTATACGGCCAAGAGCTGACTGGCGAGATCGATCCGATCGGTGCCGGCTTCGGCTGGGCCGTAGGCAAAGAGCACGATTTTTCCGGCAGCGACCGCATTCGCCAGATCGCCGAAGACGGGCCCGAGAAGGTGCTGGTCGGCCTCGAGCTTGACGGCCGGCGCACCGCCCGCACCGGACAGGCCGTCATGGCCGACCTCGTGCCGATCGGCGAGGTCACCAGCGGCTGCCTCTCGCCCACGCTCGGCAAGAGCATCGCGATGGCCTACGTCGCCTCCACCTACGCCGGCATCGGCGAGTTGCTGGGCGTCGACTTCAAACGCGAGGTCGTCCGCTGCAAGGTCGTCCCGCTGCCGTTCTACAAGCGGCCTTCGTGA
- the gcvH gene encoding glycine cleavage system protein GcvH, with product MPIPNDRRYLDTHEWHLADGDVCTIGITQHAADELTDVTYVDLPEAGSEVVAGEAFGEVESVKATADLVSGVSGEVVEVNEDIVSDPSLVNSDPHEGGWMIKVRMTDATQLDVLLDAEGYATQTGAEE from the coding sequence ATGCCCATCCCCAACGACCGCCGGTACCTCGACACGCACGAGTGGCATCTCGCCGACGGCGACGTCTGCACCATCGGCATCACCCAGCACGCGGCCGACGAGCTGACCGACGTCACCTACGTCGACCTGCCCGAAGCCGGCAGCGAAGTCGTCGCGGGTGAGGCCTTCGGCGAGGTCGAATCCGTCAAGGCCACCGCCGACCTCGTCAGCGGCGTCTCCGGCGAAGTCGTCGAGGTCAACGAAGACATCGTCAGCGACCCGTCGCTCGTCAACTCCGACCCCCACGAGGGCGGCTGGATGATCAAGGTCCGCATGACCGACGCCACCCAACTCGACGTCCTCCTCGACGCCGAGGGTTACGCCACCCAGACCGGCGCCGAGGAATAA
- a CDS encoding YlbF family regulator: MPDDNDAKQIETDAIEAAQKLGDLVAKHPVFEQYAKASKALRDDPEAGRLLQQFEQKAMVLARNEQMGQPVTAGERQELEQMQQTIAGNLRVKAFSIAQADMTDVLRKVSQAWQKPVSKAQGEDDAPSGPSGGMGGVQGASPISLG; the protein is encoded by the coding sequence ATGCCCGACGACAACGATGCCAAGCAGATCGAAACCGACGCCATCGAAGCGGCCCAGAAGCTGGGCGACTTGGTCGCCAAGCACCCCGTCTTCGAGCAATACGCCAAGGCGAGCAAGGCTCTTCGCGACGATCCCGAGGCCGGCCGGCTGCTGCAGCAGTTCGAGCAGAAGGCGATGGTGCTCGCCCGCAACGAACAGATGGGCCAGCCCGTGACGGCCGGCGAGCGTCAGGAGCTGGAGCAGATGCAGCAGACGATCGCGGGCAACCTGCGGGTCAAGGCCTTCAGCATCGCCCAGGCCGACATGACCGACGTCCTCCGCAAAGTCAGCCAAGCGTGGCAGAAGCCGGTCTCCAAGGCCCAGGGCGAAGACGACGCCCCGAGCGGTCCCAGCGGTGGTATGGGCGGCGTTCAGGGTGCAAGCCCGATCTCGCTGGGGTGA
- a CDS encoding ThiF family adenylyltransferase, which produces MADRYHRQTILPQIGDAGRRKLADATAVIVGVGALGTVSADLLCRAGVGRLILVDRDLVELSNLQRQTLFAEADVGQPKAVAAAERLCAVNSDITIEPRPTDVTSADVADLVTDATIVLDGTDNAETRYLLNDACVKLGVPWVYAGAVGTTGRAMGVVPGKTACLRCVFPEPPEPGTLPTCDTAGVLAMATGVAANLQSAVALRLLTDAEAEASGSETTESDATIPEASASASVLHSFDVWTGSFRRVTVRRDPDCPCCGRREFPFLDAPPPESVELCGRDTIQLRLGSRLDLESLATRWADVEGTRSATRFLAKLKPASSDVSLSVFADGRVLVQGTQNASVARATVAKYIGT; this is translated from the coding sequence ATGGCCGACCGTTACCACCGGCAAACCATCCTGCCGCAAATCGGCGACGCGGGCCGACGCAAGCTCGCCGACGCGACCGCCGTCATCGTGGGCGTCGGAGCCCTCGGGACAGTCTCCGCCGACCTCCTCTGCCGCGCGGGCGTGGGCCGACTGATCCTGGTCGATCGTGACCTGGTCGAGCTGTCCAACCTGCAGCGACAGACGCTCTTCGCCGAAGCCGACGTCGGCCAGCCCAAAGCCGTCGCCGCCGCCGAACGCCTGTGCGCAGTCAACAGCGACATCACGATCGAGCCCCGCCCGACGGACGTCACCTCGGCCGACGTCGCCGACCTCGTGACCGACGCGACGATCGTCCTCGACGGCACCGACAACGCCGAGACGCGCTACCTGCTCAACGACGCCTGCGTGAAGCTCGGCGTGCCGTGGGTCTACGCCGGTGCCGTCGGCACGACGGGCCGGGCGATGGGCGTCGTCCCGGGCAAGACGGCGTGTCTCCGCTGCGTCTTTCCAGAGCCACCCGAGCCCGGGACGCTTCCGACCTGCGACACCGCAGGCGTCCTCGCAATGGCAACCGGTGTCGCTGCCAACCTGCAATCCGCGGTTGCACTGCGCCTGCTCACCGACGCCGAAGCGGAAGCTTCGGGTTCTGAGACAACGGAGTCCGATGCCACGATCCCCGAAGCTTCCGCTTCGGCGTCGGTGCTCCACTCCTTCGACGTCTGGACCGGCAGCTTCCGACGCGTCACCGTCCGTCGCGACCCGGATTGTCCCTGCTGCGGACGACGCGAGTTCCCGTTCCTCGACGCACCACCGCCCGAAAGCGTCGAGCTCTGCGGCCGCGACACGATCCAGCTTCGTCTCGGGAGTCGCCTCGACCTGGAATCGCTCGCCACACGCTGGGCCGACGTCGAGGGCACACGCTCGGCGACGCGGTTCCTGGCGAAGCTCAAGCCGGCTTCGTCGGACGTGTCGCTCAGCGTCTTCGCCGACGGGCGTGTGCTGGTACAGGGCACGCAGAACGCGTCTGTCGCGCGAGCCACGGTTGCGAAGTACATCGGGACGTGA
- the glmM gene encoding phosphoglucosamine mutase, translating to MPEDALMIGVSGMRGTVGGTLTPAVVSRMAGAFAKWLWSRHDRPNDEPPKVVLGRDSRPSGVYVRDAAAATLVAAGIELIDLGIVSTPGVAMMVTYLEADAGIVATASHNPIVWNGLKFLDATGIAPPPDDVAEIRGFYDADDPPLVPVDRLVQPKSDPTTHAYHVKRVLDGRDILGISTKAYKVVLDSVNGAGCVTGATLLSKLGCRLVHLGDKPDGQFPHEPEPTEANLQGLCDEVRRQKAAVGFAQDPDADRLAIVDENGTYIGEEYTLALCARAILSKKKAGTIVANLSTSRMIDDVAARFGGTVIRTPVGEANVIQGIRRENAVLGGEGNGGVIDPRVVGGRDSLVAMTLVLTLLADTGMTLSELVADMPQYVIVKDKLPLAKKEDAEPVIDQVAERFSEEHINTSDGLRIDWPDGWLSVRASNTEPILRIICEAPDETSAHARIAEARKAAAI from the coding sequence ATGCCTGAGGACGCACTGATGATCGGCGTGAGCGGAATGCGGGGCACCGTCGGCGGGACGCTGACGCCGGCCGTCGTCTCGCGCATGGCTGGGGCGTTTGCCAAATGGCTCTGGAGCCGGCACGACCGGCCGAACGACGAGCCGCCGAAGGTCGTGCTGGGCCGCGACTCCCGACCGTCGGGCGTCTACGTCCGCGACGCCGCCGCTGCGACGCTGGTGGCGGCGGGCATCGAGCTCATCGACCTCGGCATCGTCAGCACGCCGGGCGTCGCGATGATGGTGACGTACCTCGAAGCCGACGCCGGCATCGTCGCGACCGCCTCGCACAATCCGATCGTCTGGAACGGCCTGAAGTTCCTCGACGCCACCGGCATCGCACCGCCGCCCGACGACGTCGCCGAGATTCGCGGGTTCTACGACGCCGACGACCCGCCGCTGGTGCCGGTGGATCGGCTCGTCCAGCCCAAAAGCGATCCGACGACGCACGCGTATCACGTCAAACGCGTGCTCGACGGCCGCGACATCCTCGGCATCAGCACCAAGGCGTACAAGGTCGTCCTCGACAGCGTCAACGGGGCCGGCTGCGTCACCGGAGCGACGCTCCTGAGCAAGCTCGGCTGCCGCTTGGTCCACCTCGGCGACAAGCCCGACGGCCAGTTCCCGCACGAGCCCGAGCCGACCGAGGCCAACCTGCAAGGCCTCTGCGACGAGGTCCGCCGACAGAAGGCGGCCGTGGGTTTCGCGCAGGATCCCGACGCCGACCGACTCGCCATCGTCGACGAGAACGGCACGTACATCGGCGAGGAGTACACGCTGGCTCTGTGTGCCCGGGCCATCCTGAGCAAGAAGAAGGCCGGCACGATCGTCGCGAACCTGTCGACCAGCCGCATGATCGACGACGTCGCGGCGCGCTTCGGCGGAACCGTCATCCGCACGCCAGTCGGCGAGGCCAACGTCATCCAGGGCATCCGTCGCGAGAACGCCGTCCTCGGCGGCGAGGGCAACGGTGGCGTGATCGACCCACGCGTCGTCGGCGGACGGGATTCGCTGGTCGCGATGACGCTCGTCCTGACGCTGCTGGCCGACACCGGCATGACGCTCAGCGAGCTCGTCGCCGACATGCCGCAGTACGTGATTGTGAAGGACAAGCTGCCGCTGGCGAAGAAGGAGGACGCCGAGCCGGTGATCGACCAGGTGGCCGAGCGGTTCAGCGAGGAGCACATCAACACGTCCGACGGCCTGCGTATCGACTGGCCCGACGGCTGGCTGAGCGTCCGGGCCAGCAACACCGAGCCGATCCTCCGCATCATTTGCGAAGCCCCCGACGAGACCAGCGCCCACGCCCGCATCGCTGAGGCAAGAAAAGCGGCCGCGATCTGA
- a CDS encoding UvrB/UvrC motif-containing protein: MPEGAPDNPACEHCSKPKTVHVTEIKAGQKIEKHLCKDCPFVNEGVGAGAGGKSHQPINELLSNFVLAHSGAGASTAQKKCEVCGMTWAKFKQGGLLGCENDYSLFEEQLTPLLKRAHEGSTHHTGKVPTRRRGDGAVRKRPNMNRLRRELTRAVEAEDYEAAARLRDQIAETEGN, from the coding sequence ATGCCCGAAGGAGCCCCAGACAATCCGGCCTGCGAGCACTGCAGCAAGCCAAAGACGGTCCACGTCACGGAGATCAAGGCCGGGCAGAAGATCGAGAAGCACCTGTGCAAGGACTGCCCGTTCGTCAACGAGGGCGTCGGTGCAGGTGCCGGCGGCAAGTCGCACCAGCCGATCAACGAACTGCTGAGCAACTTCGTCCTGGCCCACAGCGGGGCAGGAGCGTCGACCGCCCAGAAGAAGTGCGAGGTCTGCGGCATGACCTGGGCCAAGTTCAAGCAGGGCGGCCTGCTCGGGTGCGAGAACGACTACAGCCTCTTCGAAGAACAACTCACGCCGCTGCTGAAGCGGGCGCACGAGGGCTCGACGCACCACACCGGCAAGGTCCCGACCCGCCGGCGTGGCGACGGTGCGGTTCGGAAGCGTCCCAACATGAACCGCCTCCGCCGCGAGCTCACCCGCGCGGTCGAGGCCGAGGACTACGAAGCAGCCGCCCGGCTTCGCGATCAGATCGCCGAAACGGAGGGAAACTGA
- a CDS encoding protein arginine kinase: protein MKLSDLTGKAGEWLRGSGPMSETVISSRIRLARNVKGYTFLTTASRKHRRELEGRIRETILDADLAPKTLYVDLDQATELDRELLVERHLISRHHAAAEGARGVAVGSEEDLSIMVNEEDHLRLQVLKSGLQLDEAWEQINDVDDALEEQLEFSFHPRFGYLTACPTNVGTGIRVSVMLHLPALKLLGEIEKVFRAAKDMKLAVRGLYGEGTEATGDFYQVSNQTTLGKDEQELISDFKHTTIPKIIDYEHQARRTLRSERATALDDIVFRALGVLRSARLMSSEEALKLLSHLRLGIHLGRVKDIEIQAVNELVLMTQPAHLQKLMDKKLEGDDRKAARAEFIRYKLKAV, encoded by the coding sequence ATGAAACTCTCCGACCTCACAGGCAAAGCCGGCGAATGGCTCCGCGGGAGTGGGCCGATGAGCGAGACGGTCATCAGCAGCCGCATCCGGCTCGCACGCAACGTCAAGGGCTACACGTTTCTCACCACCGCCAGCCGCAAGCATCGTCGCGAGCTCGAAGGCCGCATCCGCGAGACCATCCTCGACGCCGACCTCGCCCCCAAGACGCTCTACGTCGACCTCGACCAGGCGACCGAGCTCGACCGAGAGCTGCTCGTCGAGCGCCACCTCATTAGTCGTCACCACGCCGCCGCCGAAGGGGCACGAGGTGTGGCCGTTGGCTCGGAAGAAGACCTGTCGATCATGGTCAACGAGGAGGACCACCTCCGACTCCAGGTCCTCAAGTCCGGCCTGCAGCTCGACGAGGCGTGGGAGCAGATCAACGACGTCGACGACGCCCTCGAAGAGCAGCTCGAGTTCAGCTTCCATCCACGCTTCGGCTACCTCACCGCCTGCCCGACCAACGTCGGCACGGGCATCCGCGTCAGCGTCATGCTCCACCTGCCGGCGCTCAAGCTGCTCGGCGAGATCGAGAAAGTCTTCCGCGCCGCCAAAGACATGAAGCTCGCCGTCCGCGGCCTCTACGGCGAAGGCACCGAAGCCACCGGCGACTTCTACCAGGTCTCCAACCAGACCACCCTTGGCAAGGACGAGCAGGAGCTGATCAGCGACTTCAAACACACGACGATCCCCAAGATCATCGACTACGAGCACCAGGCCCGCCGGACCCTCCGAAGCGAACGCGCCACCGCGCTCGACGACATCGTCTTCCGCGCCCTGGGCGTCCTCCGCTCCGCCCGCCTGATGAGCAGCGAGGAAGCCCTCAAGCTCCTCAGCCACCTCCGCCTCGGCATCCACCTCGGCCGGGTGAAAGACATCGAGATCCAGGCCGTCAACGAGCTGGTCCTCATGACCCAGCCAGCACACCTCCAGAAGCTGATGGACAAGAAGCTCGAAGGCGACGACCGCAAAGCCGCCCGAGCGGAGTTCATCCGCTACAAGCTCAAAGCGGTGTGA